From Spirochaeta isovalerica, one genomic window encodes:
- a CDS encoding DUF3369 domain-containing protein, whose product MSDIIHFADESEDDQTNLPPRKSWKVLIVDDEEDIHQITKMVMDDFLFQERNIVFLDAYSGREARKIVEEHRDIAVILLDVVMETQTAGLDLVKYIREVLGNHMTRIVLRTGQPGSAPEKEVIVNYDINDYKQKTELTKSKLDTTLIAAIRAYRDLVILDKSRKGLTKIIDASSDIFEFNSMRKFIEGILLQLTSLLKLEEDTMYLETSAVAVDEDDRSLKIIAATGKYSVLADDTLAGNVPEDVYKLIRRSLTNKESFFDGNYYVGYFQSGGSRENILLLEGSYKLESTDRYLIDLFSCNINIAFENNYRHQEQVNTRDDILFKLGEATERHNAAHTSHVRRVGEIAFRLAEKLGMNQEQAEEIKIAAAMHDVGKILLNDNILHKSTALSIDEKEAMRHHTVKGEEILRNKKYQLLENAATVAAQHHERWDGTGYPKGLKGDQISLSSRITTLAMIYDALSHDQPYRKAWSEDNVMAFLSDNSGKIFDPDLVKTFVENYDSIKEVNKMYL is encoded by the coding sequence ATGTCTGATATTATACATTTTGCCGACGAATCAGAAGATGACCAGACGAATCTCCCCCCCAGAAAGAGCTGGAAAGTTCTCATCGTTGATGATGAAGAAGACATTCATCAGATAACAAAGATGGTGATGGACGATTTCCTCTTCCAGGAGAGAAACATCGTTTTTCTCGATGCCTACTCGGGCAGAGAAGCCAGAAAAATTGTAGAGGAACATAGAGATATCGCTGTCATTCTTCTCGACGTGGTCATGGAAACCCAGACGGCGGGACTGGATCTGGTGAAATATATAAGAGAAGTGCTGGGCAACCACATGACCAGAATTGTTTTGAGAACAGGTCAGCCGGGAAGCGCTCCGGAAAAAGAAGTCATTGTCAATTATGATATTAATGATTACAAACAGAAAACCGAACTCACCAAATCCAAACTAGACACCACTCTCATAGCGGCAATCCGCGCCTACAGAGACCTTGTCATTCTGGACAAAAGCCGCAAGGGGCTGACCAAGATCATTGATGCCTCTTCGGATATTTTTGAATTCAATTCCATGAGGAAGTTTATTGAAGGCATCCTCCTTCAGCTGACAAGTCTCCTGAAACTGGAAGAAGACACCATGTATCTGGAAACATCGGCTGTGGCCGTTGATGAGGATGATAGATCTTTAAAAATAATCGCCGCTACAGGAAAATATTCTGTACTTGCCGATGACACTTTAGCGGGAAATGTTCCCGAAGATGTGTATAAGCTGATACGCCGCTCATTGACCAATAAAGAATCTTTTTTTGATGGCAACTATTACGTCGGGTATTTCCAGTCCGGAGGTTCCAGGGAGAACATACTGCTTCTCGAAGGATCCTATAAACTGGAATCGACTGACCGTTATCTGATTGATCTTTTTTCCTGTAACATCAACATAGCCTTTGAGAACAATTACCGCCACCAGGAGCAGGTCAATACCCGGGACGATATTCTCTTCAAGCTGGGAGAAGCGACGGAAAGACACAATGCGGCTCATACCAGTCATGTGAGACGGGTCGGAGAAATCGCCTTCCGCCTGGCTGAGAAACTGGGAATGAACCAGGAACAGGCCGAAGAAATAAAAATCGCCGCAGCCATGCATGATGTGGGAAAGATTCTTCTCAACGACAATATATTGCATAAAAGCACCGCTCTCTCCATTGATGAAAAGGAAGCGATGCGTCATCACACTGTGAAAGGCGAGGAAATCCTCCGGAACAAAAAATATCAGCTGCTGGAGAATGCCGCCACGGTCGCAGCTCAGCATCATGAAAGATGGGACGGAACAGGGTACCCGAAAGGATTGAAAGGGGATCAGATTAGCCTGAGCAGCCGGATCACGACTCTGGCTATGATATATGATGCCCTCAGCCATGATCAGCCGTACCGCAAAGCCTGGTCGGAAGATAATGTCATGGCCTTTTTATCTGACAATTCAGGCAAGATATTCGACCCCGATCTGGTTAAAACTTTCGTAGAAAATTACGATTCCATAAAAGAAGTCAACAAGATGTACCTCTAG
- a CDS encoding phosphoglucomutase, giving the protein MPVIKDKKTDLTIIDTDKIPFGKDRPDLSEVADALKPMILSASGWRKVFAASGDEESREAGLTGADKVLAGAMAFVFAPFLKKQSGKNSPVVTIAMDSRPTGPALADILTRVFLALGVEVQYHFISAAPEAMAWAGRSGRTDGFAYISASHNPVGHNGIKFGLNTGGVLDGQQSAELISRFKDVLSSEEQIEDIMELADTADRDLLEKTCNQSSYWKKESYGNYKIFTDRVISGSDDPDEQQKILEAISAAAEKSPVGIIAEHNGSARSLSIDKEYLESLNILVKTLNDKPGLFVHRIVPEGFSLDLCREELEKAHSENPAYQLGYVPDCDGDRGNLVYIDESGEAKILEAQEVFALSVLAELAFQEWTGLSSGKTAVSVNGPTSLRIEAIAGKFGAEVHRAEVGEANVVNLAVSLREKGYNVPILGEGSNGGNITYPAAVRDPLNTAGAMLKLLSLKTVEEKPGLFEIWCRKSGQMDKFVRNCTLSDIIKTLPVYTTTSAFEDQAIMRIKTESHGELKKRYEENFPREWESRRSELNKRLGITSWEEINNEGIHSRTGVGPQYRSGAEKGGLKILFRNKAGDAVSYIWMRGSGTEPVFRVLADVKGNNREMEQYLLNWQREMIALADKD; this is encoded by the coding sequence ATGCCAGTTATTAAAGACAAGAAAACAGACTTAACAATAATCGACACAGATAAAATCCCCTTCGGTAAGGACAGGCCGGACCTCTCAGAAGTCGCCGATGCGCTAAAGCCGATGATTCTCTCAGCTTCGGGATGGCGAAAAGTTTTCGCCGCTTCGGGCGATGAGGAAAGCCGGGAAGCCGGGTTGACCGGGGCTGATAAAGTCCTCGCCGGAGCCATGGCTTTTGTTTTCGCCCCCTTTCTCAAAAAACAGAGCGGCAAAAACAGCCCTGTTGTCACCATAGCCATGGACAGCCGCCCCACCGGACCTGCGCTGGCGGATATTCTGACCAGAGTTTTTCTCGCTCTTGGTGTGGAAGTTCAGTATCATTTTATCAGCGCGGCTCCCGAAGCGATGGCCTGGGCCGGTCGCAGCGGCCGCACCGATGGATTCGCCTATATTTCAGCCAGCCACAATCCGGTAGGACACAACGGTATAAAATTCGGATTGAATACGGGCGGCGTTCTGGACGGACAGCAGTCAGCTGAACTTATCAGCCGATTCAAAGACGTGCTGTCATCGGAAGAGCAGATAGAAGACATAATGGAACTGGCTGATACAGCCGATCGGGATCTTCTGGAGAAAACCTGCAATCAATCGTCCTATTGGAAAAAAGAAAGCTATGGCAATTACAAAATCTTCACCGACAGAGTCATTAGCGGTTCAGATGATCCGGATGAACAGCAGAAGATTCTGGAAGCCATATCCGCAGCCGCGGAGAAAAGTCCGGTTGGAATCATTGCGGAACACAACGGAAGCGCCCGCTCCCTTTCCATTGATAAAGAATATCTCGAAAGCCTCAATATTCTGGTTAAAACTCTGAATGATAAACCCGGTCTCTTTGTTCACCGTATTGTTCCCGAAGGATTTTCGCTCGATCTCTGCCGTGAAGAACTGGAAAAAGCCCATTCAGAAAACCCGGCCTACCAGCTGGGATATGTGCCGGACTGTGATGGTGACAGAGGAAACCTCGTTTATATAGACGAAAGCGGAGAAGCGAAGATTCTGGAAGCGCAGGAAGTATTTGCCTTGTCGGTTCTGGCGGAACTGGCTTTCCAGGAATGGACAGGATTATCCTCGGGAAAAACAGCTGTTTCGGTCAATGGCCCCACGTCCCTGCGGATAGAAGCTATCGCCGGAAAATTCGGAGCCGAAGTCCACAGAGCGGAAGTGGGAGAAGCCAATGTGGTAAATCTCGCAGTATCTCTCAGAGAGAAAGGTTATAATGTCCCCATACTGGGAGAAGGTTCAAACGGGGGCAATATAACCTACCCCGCTGCCGTCAGAGATCCCCTGAATACAGCCGGTGCCATGCTGAAATTACTGTCACTGAAAACCGTAGAGGAAAAGCCGGGCCTTTTTGAAATCTGGTGCCGGAAAAGCGGACAGATGGACAAGTTCGTCCGAAACTGTACCTTATCGGACATCATTAAAACTCTCCCGGTGTACACGACCACTTCAGCCTTTGAAGATCAGGCGATCATGCGGATTAAAACAGAATCCCATGGCGAGTTGAAAAAACGCTATGAAGAGAACTTTCCCCGAGAATGGGAAAGCCGCAGGAGCGAGCTGAATAAACGGCTCGGAATTACCAGCTGGGAAGAGATCAACAATGAAGGGATCCACAGCAGAACAGGCGTTGGCCCGCAATACCGCAGCGGCGCGGAAAAAGGCGGCCTGAAAATACTCTTCAGAAATAAAGCCGGTGACGCGGTTTCATACATCTGGATGCGGGGAAGCGGAACCGAACCGGTTTTCCGGGTTCTCGCCGATGTAAAGGGAAACAATCGCGAAATGGAACAGTATTTATTAAACTGGCAGAGAGAGATGATCGCTCTGGCGGATAAGGATTAA
- a CDS encoding tryptophan--tRNA ligase gives MEKKVVLTGIKPTGMPHLGNYLGAIKPALKLAEKYEARYFIADYHSLNTVKDADTLRDYIYEVAAVWLASGLDPDRVLIYKQSAVPETFELTTLINAFTSKGLMNRAHAYKAQVDVNREKGKPDDHNINMGLYTYPILMAADILLFDADLVPVGKDQVQHIEMAADIAEAVNRNYKDQLLTIPQPYIDESTMIINGLDGRKMSKSYDNHIPLFCPEKKLKKFCNKIVTNSQAVEEPKDPENCNVFALYKLFASEEQQKTLAETYRAGGMGWGYAKGELFNVLNEFISPMRERYNELMNDKSYIDKVLTEGAEKARELASAKMDRLRKAVGVI, from the coding sequence ATGGAAAAAAAAGTCGTATTGACAGGCATCAAGCCGACGGGAATGCCTCATCTCGGGAATTATCTCGGCGCCATCAAACCGGCTCTGAAACTGGCAGAAAAGTATGAAGCCCGCTATTTTATTGCCGATTATCATTCTCTCAATACTGTCAAAGATGCCGACACGCTGAGAGATTATATATATGAAGTCGCTGCTGTCTGGCTCGCAAGCGGTCTTGATCCCGATAGGGTTCTCATATATAAGCAGTCTGCCGTTCCCGAAACTTTTGAACTGACGACTCTCATTAATGCTTTTACTTCAAAAGGTCTGATGAACCGGGCCCATGCCTACAAAGCCCAGGTCGATGTCAACAGGGAAAAAGGAAAGCCCGATGATCACAATATTAATATGGGACTTTATACTTATCCCATCCTAATGGCTGCTGATATATTGTTGTTCGATGCTGACCTTGTGCCTGTCGGAAAGGATCAGGTTCAGCATATAGAAATGGCGGCGGATATTGCCGAAGCGGTCAATAGGAATTACAAAGATCAGCTGCTGACAATTCCCCAGCCATACATTGATGAGTCCACTATGATAATCAATGGACTTGACGGCAGAAAAATGAGCAAGAGTTACGACAATCATATTCCCTTGTTCTGCCCGGAAAAGAAATTGAAAAAATTCTGTAACAAGATCGTTACCAATTCTCAGGCTGTTGAAGAGCCCAAGGATCCCGAAAATTGTAATGTTTTTGCTTTATACAAGCTTTTCGCTTCAGAAGAACAACAGAAAACACTGGCGGAAACCTATCGTGCCGGCGGAATGGGATGGGGATATGCAAAAGGCGAACTGTTTAATGTCCTTAACGAATTTATTTCTCCCATGCGGGAAAGATATAATGAATTAATGAATGATAAATCCTATATCGACAAAGTTCTAACCGAAGGGGCGGAAAAAGCCAGAGAACTGGCTTCCGCAAAGATGGACAGGCTTCGAAAAGCTGTTGGTGTTATCTGA
- a CDS encoding response regulator transcription factor produces MSHVFIIDSDDEIRETVAGYLRLWEFEVSEFKDLSGVKDGLKSRKPDLIIIETTFNEGDGFTFIKEIRQKSDIPIIIISKRNTESDRITGFEVGADDYLVKPFSTKELALRVIAILRRMNCFIQAVKEKKWVLGENTLATDENAHKALLNGKPLRLTTAEWKILIYLTSNGGAVVSREQILDRCLEYSFEGYDRTVDTHIKNLRSKLIDPHWIETVRGYGYRFAGTER; encoded by the coding sequence ATGTCCCATGTATTCATAATAGACAGCGATGATGAAATACGTGAAACCGTAGCAGGTTACCTGAGACTCTGGGAATTTGAAGTTTCGGAGTTCAAAGACCTGTCGGGAGTTAAAGACGGTTTGAAATCGAGAAAACCGGATCTGATAATTATTGAAACGACCTTTAATGAAGGCGATGGTTTTACCTTTATAAAAGAGATTCGCCAGAAGTCGGATATACCTATTATTATAATCTCGAAACGCAATACTGAATCAGACAGAATAACCGGTTTTGAAGTCGGGGCGGATGATTACCTGGTAAAGCCTTTTTCGACAAAAGAACTGGCTTTGAGAGTTATAGCCATACTACGCAGAATGAACTGCTTCATACAGGCTGTCAAAGAGAAAAAGTGGGTTCTGGGCGAAAACACTCTGGCCACCGATGAAAATGCTCATAAAGCCCTCCTTAACGGCAAACCCTTACGACTGACAACAGCGGAATGGAAAATCCTTATCTATCTGACGTCAAACGGAGGAGCAGTCGTTTCGAGAGAACAGATTCTCGACCGTTGTCTCGAATACTCTTTCGAGGGATATGACAGAACAGTTGATACTCATATTAAAAACCTCAGATCAAAACTTATTGATCCCCACTGGATAGAAACCGTTCGCGGATACGGCTACAGATTTGCCGGGACGGAAAGATAA
- a CDS encoding extracellular solute-binding protein, whose translation MKKVLVALLVLASVAAPIIAGGQQGSEPKGPVTISLWTKEGEADGALQWVEALAADFSAQHENITVEVLNKEVEALREDFQTAALAGTAPDLLWSVSDHAGPFTTAGLIQPVDDFVDTSKYVESVVMNGSTWAVPIASGNHLMLMANKKYVSELPATTDEFIEVAKSLTKDDMYGLAYNLGEAFWLAPWLGGFDGSVFAADGVTPTLDTPAMLNTLKFLRSLKFDYGVTPTESDYAVADTLFKEGKAAMIINGDWSIGGYKEALGDDLLIGRLPKVSSTGKYPAPYTSGVYFFVPADLPAEKESAVKMFIEYVTSEKVQTEMLEKLSRLPGLRSALSSPVIENDPLMKGSVAQMEVGTPMPTVLEMRAVWDAINPELSAVMAGSETPEEAVKKMQEAAVNGIANLK comes from the coding sequence ATGAAAAAAGTATTAGTTGCTTTACTTGTACTTGCATCCGTTGCCGCACCTATTATTGCCGGTGGACAGCAGGGTAGCGAACCTAAAGGACCCGTAACAATCTCTCTCTGGACAAAAGAGGGCGAAGCAGATGGTGCCCTTCAGTGGGTTGAAGCGCTGGCTGCAGATTTCTCTGCTCAGCACGAAAATATTACAGTAGAAGTTCTTAACAAAGAAGTAGAAGCTCTCAGAGAAGACTTCCAGACAGCGGCTCTCGCCGGAACAGCTCCCGACCTCCTCTGGTCTGTTTCCGACCATGCCGGTCCTTTCACTACAGCCGGTCTTATTCAGCCTGTAGATGATTTTGTAGACACTTCAAAATATGTTGAATCAGTAGTCATGAACGGATCAACCTGGGCTGTTCCCATAGCGTCCGGTAACCACCTTATGCTTATGGCTAACAAAAAGTATGTGAGCGAGCTTCCCGCGACAACTGATGAGTTTATCGAAGTAGCAAAATCACTCACAAAAGACGATATGTACGGTCTGGCCTACAACCTCGGTGAAGCTTTCTGGCTCGCACCCTGGCTCGGTGGTTTCGACGGAAGCGTATTCGCTGCAGACGGTGTGACTCCCACTCTCGATACGCCCGCTATGCTCAACACTCTTAAATTCCTCAGATCCCTCAAGTTCGACTATGGTGTAACTCCTACAGAATCTGACTATGCAGTTGCCGATACTCTTTTCAAAGAAGGCAAAGCAGCTATGATCATCAACGGTGACTGGTCAATCGGCGGATACAAAGAAGCTCTCGGAGATGACCTCCTCATCGGCAGACTTCCCAAAGTTTCCTCTACCGGAAAATACCCCGCGCCTTACACTTCAGGAGTTTACTTCTTTGTTCCTGCTGATCTTCCCGCAGAAAAAGAAAGCGCTGTAAAAATGTTCATCGAATATGTTACTTCAGAAAAAGTTCAGACAGAAATGCTTGAAAAGCTTTCCAGACTTCCCGGTCTCAGATCAGCTCTTTCCAGCCCCGTTATCGAGAACGATCCTCTTATGAAAGGTTCCGTAGCTCAGATGGAAGTTGGAACGCCTATGCCTACAGTTCTTGAAATGAGAGCCGTTTGGGATGCAATCAACCCCGAACTTTCCGCTGTTATGGCTGGATCCGAAACTCCCGAAGAAGCTGTTAAAAAAATGCAGGAAGCTGCTGTTAACGGTATTGCCAACCTGAAATAA
- a CDS encoding carbohydrate ABC transporter permease: MNSQVVLTALGQVSGTVFWMLVGFLLIEVSIWAVGNKVLKNKNTLVAMLVTPAFVGLGLLLVFPLLYEVVLAFSNMNLYHFRNPEFSLLNGLENFKRVFTKPVLQTTTFFPVLLRTFLWTSQVLIHASVGMLLAMLLNRPNLKFKNIYRAILILPWAMPQVISALTWRSEFNFEYGFPNILLNKIGLPGIQWKADALWNFIAMVLTNVWLGIPFMMVISLGGLQSISDEFYEAADMDGASGWTKFQKITLPLMKPVLAPSVMLGIIWTFNNFNIPYFINEMKLESSEILVTALFRAAFNFSQYGFSAAFALIIFALLFSMTLIYVKWTGALKGVTD, translated from the coding sequence ATGAATTCACAAGTTGTTCTGACCGCTTTGGGACAGGTATCGGGAACAGTTTTCTGGATGCTGGTCGGCTTTCTGCTCATCGAAGTTTCAATCTGGGCAGTGGGAAACAAGGTCCTTAAGAACAAAAATACGCTAGTCGCCATGCTGGTTACGCCGGCCTTTGTAGGATTGGGACTCTTACTGGTTTTCCCACTTCTTTACGAGGTAGTATTGGCATTCAGTAACATGAATCTATACCATTTCAGGAATCCGGAATTCAGCCTCCTGAACGGTTTGGAAAATTTCAAAAGAGTTTTCACTAAACCCGTATTGCAGACTACGACCTTTTTTCCTGTCCTGCTCAGAACTTTTCTCTGGACATCTCAGGTATTAATCCACGCTTCGGTCGGAATGCTTCTGGCCATGCTTCTCAACAGACCGAACCTGAAATTCAAAAACATCTACAGAGCCATTCTAATACTCCCCTGGGCTATGCCTCAGGTTATTTCTGCTCTGACATGGAGAAGCGAATTTAACTTCGAATACGGTTTCCCCAATATATTGCTCAACAAAATCGGTTTGCCGGGGATACAGTGGAAAGCCGATGCCCTCTGGAACTTCATCGCCATGGTCCTTACCAATGTGTGGCTCGGGATCCCCTTTATGATGGTTATCTCTCTTGGAGGGCTTCAGAGTATTTCCGACGAATTCTATGAGGCAGCCGATATGGACGGCGCTTCGGGGTGGACCAAATTCCAGAAAATAACACTGCCTCTGATGAAACCCGTACTCGCGCCATCGGTAATGCTCGGTATTATCTGGACCTTCAACAACTTCAATATCCCCTACTTCATTAATGAAATGAAACTGGAATCTTCTGAAATTCTTGTAACCGCCCTGTTCAGAGCGGCTTTCAATTTCAGTCAATACGGTTTTTCCGCCGCATTCGCTCTTATCATTTTTGCATTGCTATTCTCTATGACTCTCATATATGTCAAATGGACAGGAGCTCTGAAAGGAGTAACAGATTAA
- a CDS encoding sugar ABC transporter permease produces MKKLGHQDPLWVKIIIHTLLITACLVTIYPILRIMTISLRPGDRLMSTSLALIPPDATFSNYTAALFEKDFFLWLWNSLVITLATAVIGLTLASTSAYAISRWKFPGRNAMLIFLLGTQMIPAAMLMVPLYLLAAKFGLINTYRGLVIAYSVSAVPFSIWILKGYYDSIPTTLEEAAMIDGASRMYTFWRIILPLTTPALAIAFLFNFMNSWNEFMLARIMLPKSGMFTWPLGLQSLQGQFTTQWGVYAASSIMISIPVVALFLYSSKWLVNGLTAGSVKG; encoded by the coding sequence ATGAAAAAACTTGGACACCAGGATCCTTTATGGGTCAAAATCATAATTCACACACTTCTTATCACAGCCTGTCTGGTAACGATTTATCCCATTCTGAGAATCATGACCATCTCTCTCAGGCCGGGAGACAGATTGATGTCAACGTCTCTCGCATTGATACCGCCCGACGCGACATTCAGCAATTACACGGCGGCGCTCTTTGAGAAAGACTTTTTCCTCTGGCTCTGGAACTCGCTTGTCATAACGCTGGCAACGGCTGTCATCGGTCTTACCCTGGCTTCGACATCGGCATATGCCATCTCCCGATGGAAATTCCCCGGCAGAAATGCCATGCTGATTTTTCTGCTGGGAACGCAGATGATCCCCGCAGCCATGCTGATGGTTCCCTTGTATCTTCTGGCTGCAAAGTTCGGTTTGATCAATACATACAGGGGTCTGGTCATTGCCTATTCAGTCAGCGCCGTGCCTTTCAGTATATGGATCCTCAAAGGCTATTACGATTCCATCCCCACAACACTGGAAGAAGCCGCCATGATCGACGGAGCATCGAGAATGTACACGTTCTGGAGAATCATCCTGCCTCTGACAACTCCGGCTCTGGCCATCGCCTTTCTTTTTAACTTCATGAACTCATGGAATGAGTTTATGCTTGCGAGGATCATGCTTCCCAAATCGGGAATGTTCACCTGGCCGCTCGGTCTCCAGTCATTACAGGGACAGTTTACAACTCAATGGGGGGTATACGCCGCATCTTCCATCATGATCAGCATCCCCGTTGTAGCTTTATTCCTCTACTCCTCGAAATGGCTTGTTAACGGGCTGACAGCGGGCTCGGTAAAAGGTTAG
- a CDS encoding LacI family DNA-binding transcriptional regulator, giving the protein MAVTIKDVADRAGVSPSTVSRVIHNNPKISEETKLIVNKAMEDLKYHPNAVARSLANSSTQTIGLILPNSSDDLFTRPFFIEAMRGISIYAQNQNYNLMYCFSNSEEEEVEFIRNYINSGWVDGIVLFTARKDDKCISYLQRREFPFVVIGEPENGDEILWVDNDNVQSMYNVTSYLVEKGFRRIGLITGPDQFAVTRNRREGYRQALISRKIDIVESLIKTGDSFSEETGYQCMKELLSLKNPPEAIAAADDYLAFGAMKAMDESGKQLPIIGFNNSPRADFLTPSLSSVDINPVLLGENAVQLLIKSLQNKVLPFKNVIVGTRLIERESTSSY; this is encoded by the coding sequence ATGGCTGTTACGATTAAGGATGTAGCTGATCGTGCGGGGGTATCCCCGTCTACGGTATCCAGGGTTATTCACAATAACCCCAAAATTAGCGAAGAGACAAAACTGATCGTCAATAAAGCCATGGAGGATTTGAAATATCATCCCAATGCCGTTGCCAGGAGCCTGGCCAACAGTTCGACTCAGACAATAGGGCTTATACTTCCCAACTCATCCGATGACCTTTTTACACGGCCTTTCTTTATCGAGGCGATGCGGGGCATAAGTATTTACGCTCAGAATCAGAATTACAATCTTATGTACTGTTTCAGTAACAGCGAAGAAGAGGAAGTCGAATTCATACGCAATTATATAAACAGCGGATGGGTAGACGGCATTGTCCTTTTTACAGCCAGAAAAGACGACAAGTGTATCTCTTATCTCCAGAGACGGGAATTTCCATTCGTCGTTATCGGAGAACCGGAAAACGGCGATGAAATCCTGTGGGTTGATAACGACAATGTTCAGTCCATGTACAATGTTACAAGTTACCTGGTGGAAAAGGGATTCCGGCGCATCGGGCTGATAACCGGACCTGACCAGTTCGCCGTAACCCGGAACAGACGGGAAGGTTACAGGCAGGCTCTGATATCCCGGAAAATTGATATTGTGGAGTCTTTAATCAAAACAGGAGATTCCTTTTCGGAGGAGACCGGATACCAGTGCATGAAAGAGCTTCTTTCTTTGAAAAATCCGCCGGAAGCTATAGCTGCTGCTGATGATTACCTCGCCTTCGGTGCCATGAAAGCCATGGATGAATCGGGAAAACAACTGCCCATCATCGGTTTCAATAACAGCCCCAGGGCGGATTTTCTAACGCCGTCTCTTTCTTCAGTGGATATTAATCCCGTACTGTTGGGTGAAAATGCCGTACAGCTGCTTATTAAAAGCCTTCAGAACAAAGTTCTGCCTTTTAAAAACGTCATTGTCGGAACCAGGCTAATCGAAAGAGAGTCAACTTCCAGCTATTGA
- the yihA gene encoding ribosome biogenesis GTP-binding protein YihA/YsxC has product MANINYNKIEFLKSAAYYKNLPEDKGIEVAFAGRSNAGKSSALNTLTNRKNLAKTSSKPGKTQHINLFRLDKQRILVDLPGYGFSKVNRAEKKRWEAELTRYLGERQCLRGIVLVMDIRHPLTELDQTMVDFARSTGRDLHIILSKSDKLKKGKIAATVLKVKKDLKDDSINITVQAFSSLNGTGLKELKQQLDFWYTEDKPQADSPATD; this is encoded by the coding sequence ATGGCTAATATCAATTATAATAAAATAGAATTTCTCAAAAGCGCAGCATATTATAAGAACCTTCCGGAGGACAAAGGCATTGAAGTTGCCTTCGCCGGTCGTTCCAATGCCGGGAAATCCAGTGCGCTCAATACTCTGACAAACAGAAAGAATCTTGCAAAAACGAGCAGTAAGCCCGGAAAGACCCAGCATATAAATTTATTCCGACTCGATAAACAGCGGATTCTCGTTGACCTGCCGGGATACGGTTTTTCCAAAGTTAACAGGGCGGAAAAAAAACGATGGGAAGCCGAACTGACCCGATACCTGGGTGAAAGACAATGCCTCCGTGGTATCGTCCTGGTAATGGATATCCGCCATCCCCTGACGGAACTGGATCAGACTATGGTGGATTTTGCCCGGTCAACCGGAAGGGACCTTCATATCATCTTAAGCAAATCAGATAAACTGAAAAAAGGAAAAATCGCCGCAACGGTTTTAAAAGTCAAAAAAGACCTTAAAGACGACAGCATCAATATAACAGTTCAAGCTTTTTCCTCTCTCAACGGAACAGGTCTGAAAGAACTGAAACAGCAGCTCGACTTCTGGTACACAGAAGACAAGCCTCAAGCTGACAGTCCTGCAACCGATTGA